One window of Camelina sativa cultivar DH55 chromosome 4, Cs, whole genome shotgun sequence genomic DNA carries:
- the LOC104781684 gene encoding non-functional pseudokinase ZED1-like has protein sequence MLMNDQKMSFWSKKTKKKNLEANQRQRLFQENGKVLLEDLIELCNGKSNPIKTFSANEILEATDNFSESNLVVRFEFMYRGMLQNRPVLVKRAIWNLYKSDTLEKICRDIAVSSMVSGHKNFLRLLGCCLEFEHPVLVCEYAERIPFNTPNPGMILPWGMRIKIVKEIAIAVSYLHTAFSRTMIHTDIQPSNIFLDSNGTAKLSGFCLCVSIPEGETFVKVHADKVEGTLDYLEYNYAATGLITEYTDVFSFGVLLQNFFTRMYGVVDCCCSEDESLFEEFEDKQNVMNMRISDRVSKFVEEGRIFEMLDPNILESIGDDVTDEHKIRLMEAVLMLSLRCTGHRGDVPKMMEVAKELKKIERWT, from the coding sequence ATGCTGATGAATGATCAGAAGATGAGTTTTTGGAgtaagaagacgaagaagaagaacttagaAGCAAATCAACGGCAAAGATTGTTCCAAGAGAACGGGAAGGTACTCTTAGAAGATCTCATCGAGCTTTGCAATGGCAAATCCAATCCAATTAAAACCTTCTCTGCTAACGAAATCCTAGAAGCCACCGATAACTTCAGCGAGAGCAATCTCGTGGTTCGGTTCGAGTTCATGTACAGAGGTATGCTCCAAAACCGTCCTGTTCTGGTCAAAAGAGCCATATGGAATTTATACAAATCAGATACATTAGAAAAGATTTGTCGTGACATTGCGGTCTCATCGATGGTGAGTGGTCACAAGAACTTCCTCAGATTGTTAGGTTGCTGTCTTGAATTTGAGCATCCGGTCTTAGTTTGTGAGTATGCAGAACGTATACCTTTCAATACTCCAAACCCGGGAATGATTTTGCCATGGGGAATGAGGATAAAGATTGTGAAAGAGATTGCAATTGCTGTTTCTTACCTTCACACCGCGTTTTCAAGAACTATGATTCATACGGATATACAACCTTCTAACATTTTCTTGGATTCAAACGGGACAGCAAAGTTAAGTGGGTTTTGTCTTTGTGTGTCAATACCAGAAGGAGAGACATTTGTTAAGGTTCATGCTGATAAAGTAGAAGGAACATTAGATTACCTTGAGTATAACTATGCGGCCACCGGATTGATCACTGAGTATACAGATGTTTTTAGCTTTGGAGTGTTGTTGCAAAACTTTTTCACGAGAATGTATGGAGTGGTTGATTGTTGTTGCAGTGAAGATGAGAGTCTATTTGAAGAGTTTGAAGACAAACAAAATGTCATGAATATGAGGATTTCAGATAGGGTGTCCAAATTTGTGGAAGAGGGAAGAATCTTTGAGATGTTGGATCCAAATATATTGGAAAGTATAGGTGACGATGTAACCGATGAACACAAGATACGGCTGATGGAAGCAGTCCTTATGCTCTCACTCAGATGCACTGGTCATAGAGGTGATGTTCCAAAGATGATGGAAGTTGCCAAAGAACTTAAAAAGATTGAGAGATGGACATAA